The Candidatus Palibaumannia cicadellinicola region TATTCTAGCATTCTTTGCCTGGTTTAACGCTAATTGCATAATATTACTAGTTATACCTTCTATTTTTATATCCATCTGTAATGCAGTAATACCATCTTTACTCCCAGCAACTTTAAAATCCATATCACCTATATGATCTTCTTGACTAAGAATATCGGATAATACGACAAATTTATTGTCTTCTTTCACTAAACCCATAGCAACACCAGCAACTGCAGCTTTTATCGGTACTCCTGCATCCATTAAAGCTAGTGAAGCTCCACAAATTGAAGCCATAGAAGATGATCCATTAGATTCTGTAATCTCTGCAACAACACGTATAGTATACGGAAATTCATCTATGTTCGGCATTACTGCTAGCAAACCACGTTTTGCTAAACGCCCATGCCCTATTTCACGACGTTTTGGTGAACCACAAATCCCAATTTCACCTACGCAATATGGAGGAAAGTTATAGTGTAGTAAGAATCTGTCAGAACGTTCTCCAGTTAGATCATCAATATTTTGTGCATCACGCTCAGTGCCAAGGGTAACAGTAACTATAGCCTGAGTTTCGCCACGCATAAATAAAGCAGAACCATGAGTTCGTGGTAATATACTAGTACGCATATATAAACTACGAATCATATCTTTTTCACGACCGTCAATACGACACTCGCCACTTAGTATACGACTACGTATTATTTTTTTCTCTATATTACTTAGTATAGTTATTATTTTGTCTTCATCTATTATGATTTCATCTATAGTAGATGATAACGTTTTATTTTTGTTAGTCAATATACTGACTATGTCTGTTTTAATAGATTCAACATAGTTATAACGTTCTTGCTTGTCTGTTACATGAATAATTTCATTTAGGCGTAATTCTGCTAGTTCCATAACTTGTGATGGAAATAATAATAAGCTATCTTTAATTTCTTGTGCTTGCAAAGGCCATGGTTGCTTCCCAGCTTTAGCAACAATATTATTAATGTTGCTGATAAGCGTTTGCTGTTGTTGATGGCCGAAAATTATAGCGCCTAGCATTTGTTCTTCGCTCAATAACTTAGCTTCTGATTCGACCATTAGTACTGCTTTAGCGGTGCTTGCAACTACTAAATCAAGGCTACTTTCTAATAGTTCAACTATAGTTGGATTTAGTATATATTTATTGTTAACGTAACCTATGCGTGCTGCACCGTACGGACCGTTAAACGGTATACCAGATAAACTTAAAGCTGCTGATGTACCAATCATTGCAACAATATCTGGGCTAACCTGTGGGTTAAGAGATACTACTGTAGCTATAATTTGCACTTCATTAAAAAATTCTTTGGGAAATAAAGGACGTGTAGCACGATCAATAAGACGAGAAATAAATATTTCTCCTTCGCTAGGACGACCTTCACGTCTGAAAAATCCACCAGGGAAACGACCAGCAGCATAAGTTCTTTCTTGATAATTTACTGAAAGTGGGAAGAATTTTTGCTGTCCTTGTTGTGCGTGCTTAACGCATACTACGGTAACTAGTACTACTGTATCATCAATATTTACCATAACTGCTGCATTGGCCTGACGTGCTACCATACCAGTTTCTATTATTACGGTATGCTTACCGTATTGAAAATTTTGAACAATAGGCTTAATCAAAATTATATCCTTAATTTCAGGGTGTACAGCGTACTTTTTTTTGACCGCTGACCACAAATTACTTACTAACAACATTACATTAGTTGTTTATAACAAGAAGAAAAGGGCCTAATTTGGCCCTAATAAATATTTTTAGCTATTTATATTAAGTAATATATAGTATATGAATTAACGACGTATACTAAGTCTTTCAATGAGTTGATTATAACTAACTATATTTTTATCCTTAATATAGTCTAGCAGCTTACGACGTTTTGACACCATACGCAGTAGTCCCCGTCTACTATGGCAATCTTTTTTATTGTTCGCAAAATGTACCTGTAAATTATTAATTTTATCTGTTAAAATAGCGATTTGAACTTCTGTAGAACCGCTATCTAGCGCACAACGGCCAAAATCAGAAATTATTTTTTCTTTTTTATTAATACTTAGAGACATGATAAAACTCCAAATGTTAGCTAAAATAGCTTGATATTTATCTCTAATTTATCGTT contains the following coding sequences:
- the pnp gene encoding polyribonucleotide nucleotidyltransferase, with amino-acid sequence MIKPIVQNFQYGKHTVIIETGMVARQANAAVMVNIDDTVVLVTVVCVKHAQQGQQKFFPLSVNYQERTYAAGRFPGGFFRREGRPSEGEIFISRLIDRATRPLFPKEFFNEVQIIATVVSLNPQVSPDIVAMIGTSAALSLSGIPFNGPYGAARIGYVNNKYILNPTIVELLESSLDLVVASTAKAVLMVESEAKLLSEEQMLGAIIFGHQQQQTLISNINNIVAKAGKQPWPLQAQEIKDSLLLFPSQVMELAELRLNEIIHVTDKQERYNYVESIKTDIVSILTNKNKTLSSTIDEIIIDEDKIITILSNIEKKIIRSRILSGECRIDGREKDMIRSLYMRTSILPRTHGSALFMRGETQAIVTVTLGTERDAQNIDDLTGERSDRFLLHYNFPPYCVGEIGICGSPKRREIGHGRLAKRGLLAVMPNIDEFPYTIRVVAEITESNGSSSMASICGASLALMDAGVPIKAAVAGVAMGLVKEDNKFVVLSDILSQEDHIGDMDFKVAGSKDGITALQMDIKIEGITSNIMQLALNQAKNARIYILSMMEQVISLPRSNISQYAPRIHTIKINPDKIKDVIGKCGSVIRALTEETNTIIDIEDDGTVKVAATDSANASNAINRIKEITAEIEVGRIYNGKVTRIVNFGAFIAIGGGKEGLVHISQIADKHVENISDYLVLDQTIPVKVLEIDRQGRVRLSIKNAKI
- the rpsO gene encoding 30S ribosomal protein S15; protein product: MSLSINKKEKIISDFGRCALDSGSTEVQIAILTDKINNLQVHFANNKKDCHSRRGLLRMVSKRRKLLDYIKDKNIVSYNQLIERLSIRR